The Candidatus Bathyarchaeota archaeon DNA window GAAGAACTTGACTTAATTCAAGCTTACTTTAAAAAAGAAAAACGCAACCCCACCGACGTTGAACTCCAAACCATAAGCCAAACCTGGAGCGAACACTGCTGCCACAAAACCTTCAAAGGCAAAATAAAAATCGGCAACAAAACCATCAGCAGCCTCTTCAAAACCTACCTCGCCAAAGCCACCAAAGAAATAAACGCCCCATGGTGCTTCAGCGTTTTTGAAGACAACGCGGGCATAGTCAAATTCGAAAAAGGCTATGGCATCGCGGCAAAGGTAGAAACACACAATCATCCTTCTGCGGTGGAGCCGTTCGGCGGCGCAGCCACAGGAACTGGCGGCGTTATCCGAGATATTTTAGGCGTCTGGGCTGACCCTATCGCGTGCACCGACGTGTTGGGTTTTGGTCCACTAGATTACGATTACGCCAAACTTCCTGCAGGTGTAAAGCACCCAAAATACGTTTACATGGGCGTCACTGCAGGAATCAGCGCCTACGGAAACAACATGGGTATCCCAACCGTCAACGGCGCCATATACTTCGACGACAGCTACACAGGCAACGTCGTCGTCTACTGCGGCTGCATCGGGCTACTCCCATTAAACAAGTACATTAAAAACGCTAAAGTCGGCGACTATATAGTTTTAATAGGCGGCAAAACAGGCCGCGACGGCATCCACGGCGTCACCTTCGCCTCAGCCGAACTAACCGAAAAATCCGAAGAAATCAGCCGCCCAGCCGTTCAAATCGCCGACCCAATAGAAGAAGAAAAAGTCAAACGCGCCGTCATAGGAATACGCGACTTACAGTTAGGTGCGGCGATTACCGACATCGGCGGAGGAGGCTTATCTTCAGCAGTCGGCGAAACAGCAGAACGGTTTGGCTGCGGCGTCTCAGTCGACCTCGCCAAAGTACCGCTGAAGTATCAGGGACTGGCGCCTTGGGAAATTTACCTCTCCGAATCACAAGAACGCATGCTGCTAGTTATTCCACCCGAGAACTTGGAGAAGGCGATGGAGGTTTTCGAGAAAGAAGACGTCATAGCCACAGCAATCGGCAAACTCATACCCGAGAGGCGTCTGCAACTCAGCTACAAAGAAGAATTGGTTGCTAACATAGACATGGAGTTCATGTTTAGCCCTTGCACGATAACCAAAACCGCATCCATCGAACCGCCTAAACTCACTGAACCTGAATTTTCCGAGCCAAAAAACCTAACGGAAACCCTCATGCAGCTACTTGCGGCACCAAACATCGCCAGCAAAGAAGCAATCATCCGAACCTACGACCACGAAGTCAAAGGCAACACAGTGCTAAAGCCCCTACAAGGTGACTACGCTGGTCCAAACGATGCAGCAGTGCTTAAACCCATTGATAACTCAATAAAGGGTTTAGCGATTAGCTGCGGCATGAACCCCAACTACGGCAAAATCGACCCATACTGGATGGCGGCATCCGCGATAGATGAAGCAATCCGAAACAACATCGCGGTCGGCGGCAGAAGAATAGCTCTGTTAGACAATTTTGTCTGGGGCAACCCTGAGAAGCCAGAACGCCTCGGCGCGCTAGTAAGAGCCTGCGAAGCCTGCTATGACGTCGCCACCAACTTCCGCACACCGTTCATTTCAGGCAAGGACAGCCTCTACAACGAATCCCCACTGGGACCCGTTACCCCCACCCTACTCATCACAGCCGTCGGCGTCGTCCCCGACATAAACAAAACCATCTCAGCAGACCTCAAAGCTGCGGGCAACTTGCTCTACATAGTCGGCGACACATACCCCGAACTCGGCGGCAGCGAATACTACAAACTCAAAGGCTACCTCGGCAAATCTGTCCCCAAACTTCACGCCTCCAAAGCCAGAAAAACCTACTACAACCTCACCAAAGCCATGGGCGAAGGCATCGTCAAATCCTGCCACGACCTCTCGGAGGGCGGTTTAGCGGTGGCCGCGGCAGAGATGGCGTTTGCAAGTGGATTAGGCTTAGAAATCGACCTAAAGAAGGTGCCATGCAAAGACGTGGAACGCGACGATTTTGTGTTGTTCTCGGAGTCTAACAGTCGCTTCCTAATCGAAATCGCACCAGAAGACCAAGAACTCTTCGAGAAACTAATGGGCAAATACAGCGCCCAAATCGGCAAAGTCACCAAGCAACCGAAATTAGTGATTAAAGGCTTAAGCGGCACAACCGTCATCGAAGCCACATTGGACAAGTTGCGGTACAGCTGGAAGAAAACCCTCAACCCACAGGAGGCATCTCAATGAAAACCGAAGACATCAAAGTCTGCGTCTTACGCGTCGGCGGAACCAACTGCGACGCAGAAACCCAGCGCGCATTCCAAGAACTCGGCGCCCAAGCAGAAACCCTCCAAGTCAGCGAACTAATCAAACGCCACAACCTACTCGACTACGACGTGCTCGTCTTTCCAGGGGGCTTCTCGTTTGGCGACTACGTACGCAGCGGCGTCATATTTGCAAGGCATCTCTCAGCGCATTTGGGCAAAGAAATCGAGATGTTCGTCGCAGAAGGCAGACCGATCCTGGGCATATGCAACGGTTTCCAAATCATGGTTGAATACGGTTTACTGCCTGGGTTTGAAGGCATAAGCTCATACCCCGAAGCCACCCTAACAACGAATGAACCTGCAGGATTCAAATGCAAATGGGTCTACCTAAAACATGAGAACCGCGGCAGTTGCGCCTTCACATCCGCTATACCCCAAGGCAAAATCATACGGCTCCCAATCGCCCACGGCGAAGGCAGATGGCTATTTCCCAAAGAAAAAGAAGACGCGCTTCTCCAGAGGCTTATCGACGAGGATATGCTGGTGTTGCGTTACTGCACCAAAGACGGCGAAGCCGCAGACGGCAAATACCCCGCTAACCCCAACGGCAGCTTCCACGACATCGCAGGCATCTGCAACAGCGAAGGCAACATCTTTGGCTTGATGCCGCATCCTGAGAGGGCGATGTATTGGTGGCAGCAACCTGACTGGACAAGCCAACAGAGCAACCTGCAGTACGGCGACGGAAAACTAATCTTTCAAAGCATCATAGACAAATTAACTAAAACCTGCTAAGCTTTTAGTTGTTGCCGCCGGTTTCTTTTGTTTCATCTTCTCCGTTTGTGTATATAGAAAAAATAGCGAGTTTTAATTTATCCATCGAATGCACTAAACTTATTAATTGAGCCCATACTGCATATGTTGAGGCTTAGATGCATGTCTCTATCAGCGAAACTAAAAACCTTCAGCAGTGCACAACTCGGCGCCATCGGCTTCTACGCCTTCACAGGTTTGCTGCTTTTGGTTTTTCTGCCGCTGAGTGGCTTTCCACCTCATCTTGCTTTCCTCGGAGTTTTAAGCCTAATCACCGCCTACAGCCAGTTTATGCGTCGGTTCTGGGGAAACTGGTTGGTTTTCGTCGTGTTTGTTACAAATTCTGGTTTTGCCCTCTACACGCTTTACGCCATAGGCTTCAGTAACCTTCTAGTTGCTTTGGCGATGGTGACTTTTGCGTCGCTAACTTGGGTTACGACAGCTTCTTTGCTGATTAAACGGAAATTCTAAGCCTTTCCAGCTGTGCCCCTCAAAAGACGAACCAACACTTCTTGGTCTACATCCAAAAAATGTTCGTTCTCTGCGATTTCCACAAACCCGTCGGCTTCCACCAAAGCTGAAACCTCGCCGCATGTCTCAACTGGATCGGCAATTAACCGGCATTGTTCATCAAACGCCAACTTGACCAATGAGAAGGTTCGGCTGCCTTTAGCGCTAAACAACTTTGAACCCGCAAACGCCCTAACAGTCTTCAAATCCGAAACGGGTCTGCCGCATAAACGTTGCAGAATCGAGCGGGTAAACAGTTGAAACATTATAAGTGCCGCTGATGGATTACTGGGAAACAGAAAAACAGGCTTCTCGCCAACAAAACCAATCACCGTAGTTTTGCCTGGTTTAACTGCAACTCCGTTGACTACGACTCCAGGTTTGCCCAGCAAATCAACAATTTCTGATGCGTCCACGGTTGAAGTGGCTACAACCATATCAGACGACGCAGAGGCTGCCCGCAGAGCCCGCTCAATAGCAGCTTTGTTGTTGGGAAACGCTCCGAAGTAGATGGCTTTCGCGCCGCACTCCATAACAGCCGTACATATGCTGTATGCGTTGACGTCAAAGCGTTTTCCAGTTTGGAGGGGTTTGCTGAGTTCGTTGACTTCGTCCCCGATTGAGAGGACTGCAACCATTGGATATTTTAGAACTTTAACCTGTTTGAAGCCTAACGCAGCCAAAACCCCTATTTCTGCGGCGCCTAAAACTTGCCCTTTTTTTAGTACCAAAGCGCCTTTCTGGATGTCTGAACCCTGCTTGCGAACATTCTCCCAAGCACAAACAGGACTAAAAAGGTGCAACACATCATCTTCGCGTTCAACATCCTGCGCCGCGACAACTGCATCTGCGCCCATTGGGAGAACTGCGCCAACAGAAACTTCAACCGCTTCGCCTTTAGTTAAAGCGACTTTGGGTTGCTCGCCAACGGCGATGGCACCTGCAACTTTCAGGACAGTTGGGGCTTCTTCGTTTGCCTCTGTGGATTCTTGGGAGTTTAGAGCGTACCCGTTAACTGCTGAGGTGTTGAAACTTGGCAGGTCAAGCGGTGAAACTATGTTTTCGCTTAGCACTCGGTTGTTGGCTTCTAAGAGCACCGCTTCCTCTTCACCTAAAAAGGCAGGTTTAAAGTTGATTTCGATGGTGTGTTTGGCTTCCTCGTAGGTTAACAGTTTTGTCATGGCGACTCACTGTAGCAGACACTGCTCTAGACGTAAAAACGTATCGAGAATTCCCCATTGTTTTTAAACAGAAAAATCCAAATCAAGACCAGAGTTGGATGACGTTGACTTCATAAATACACACAGAAGCATACAATACATGCACAGCCCCAACTATAGTGAATCCCTTCTCAATTTTAGCCCAGACTACAAAGTCAGCATAGCAAACTACTGCTTCAAGAAACTGCAGATTCCAAAGCCCAACAGTGATTAAGCTGGTTTGGTTTTTTCAGCCGCCATTTTCTTGACGAAAGTTTTGAGGTCCTCTGCCTGCCCGTGAACCACCAGTTTGCCATCCTTCTGTGGCATGATTTGCAGGTTCTGAGCTTTGGCGATTTGATGAATTTTCTCCTTCGACCACTCGCCCATCGGTTCCACACGCACCCACTTTTGGTCTCTGGGCACACCCGTCACAAACTTCTCCTCAGCCTTCACTTTACTGGGTTTAGGACAACAGGATGCATTGACTGCCTCAAGCTTCCTTAACCAATCATCAACTTTTTCTGTGCCAAACACTTTTTCCCCTTCGTTAACTATGTAGGCTTCGACGTTGGCGAGGTATTCTTCGGCTTTGTGCAATGAGTCTCCGTGGCTGCCCTCGGTGCAGGCTAACTCTATTAGGGATTTGGCTGTTCGCAGGTCTTCAACCACTTTTGTGGGGATGTCTATGCCTGATTTTTTCAGCTCCAGCATCATGTCTTCAAGCAGTTTCCATGACGCCAAGTTACTACCCATTGTAGGTTCCTCTGTATAGTTTAGGCGGTCTGCGAATTTAAGGATTAATTGTGAAACCGCTTTTAAAGGGGGATTAGGTTCTCTAAAGCGAAATAAACACCGATAAAAATGGATTCAGTGTGAGTAACATAAAAATTCTTCCGCTGTTCATTGTTGTCGATGTTTGGGTGACTGTGTTGGTCAAGAAGCTTCATGTACCTGCCGTATTCAAAAGAGCCATAAAACAAACCTTTTCTAAGCCTGCCACAGAGAGGTACCCCCAAGAGAAGCCCAAGCTGCCTGAAAAATACCGTGGCGAACCCTGCTTTGATTTTAACGCTTGCATCGGCTGCGGGTTATGCGCAAGGGATTGTCCTGCCAAAGCTCTTGAAATGGTTGCTGTTGAGGGGAAACGTCGCCCACAGATCAACCTGTCTAAATGTGTGTTTTGTTATCAATGCGCCGAAACTTGTCCAAAGAAAGCGGTTAGCACTTCATGCGTCTACGAGTTGGCAACCACTGATAAATCCAGTTTAGTTATCAAACCCAAAGCATCCTGTAAGCCATAGATTTGCAGCTTAACCGCGCTTTTACATTTAATCAACTGGACGTTTGTTTAGCCTAATCAGCCAAGTTGAAATCAATAAAAGCATGAAAACTCTTAAATTATACAAGACCCCAAGAAGATGCAAGGTCTTGTCAATGTCAGCGAATAATAAGCCGTTTGAAATCCAAGGTTTCGACGAAAGCGAAAAGATGTATCTTGTCAAAACAGCCAACGGCGTCGTGAAGGTACACGATACCTTTGCAGAAATGTTTCCGCTTTGGGCTGGCAGAGTCCTCATAACAGCTGCTAACGAGAAATGGGCGCAGATCGCAGCGTCTGTTACCACTGGATTTGCAACCAGCGTCATCGCTGCATCAGCGGAAGCAGCCATAGAACGCATGGTTCCCGCAAGCGAGACACCTGACAAAAGACCAGGTATACTTATTCAGATTTATAACAAAGACCGCTTTGAACTTAAACATCAACTCATGGGACGCATCGGACAATGCACCATGACCTGCCCAACCACCGCGGCTTTCAACGGACTCACAGGCAAACGTGTGTTGCTTATCGGTAGCAGTCTGCGTTATTTTGGCGATGGCTTCCAAAAGAAAACCATGGTTGGGGGACGCAAATGCTGGAAAATCCCCGTAATGGAAGGCAACTTTATAGTTGAAGACGGTTTTGGAGCCATGGAGGCAGTTGCAGGTGGCAACTTTATGATCTTCGCTAAAACAGCCGCGGAATGCCTTGCAGCTTCAGAAGCAGCAGCCGACGCCATCCGCGCTCAAGTTCCCGACGTAATCATGCCGTTCCCTGGCGGATTATGCCGCTCTGGAAGCAAAGCAGGTTCACTAAAATACAAGCTTAAAGCCTCAACCAACCACACCTATTGCCCAACTCTGCGCTCCATAGTTCCCGACACTGTGGTTCCAGAGGGTTGCGAAAGCGTCCTAGAAATAGTCATCAACGGTTTAACGTTGGATGCCGTTAAGAAGGCCATGGCAGTTGGTGTACAAGCGGCTATTGCTTGTCCAGGTGTGATGAAGATTTCTGCAGGGAACTACGGTGGCAAGCTTGGTCCGTTCAAGGCTTACCTAAAAGAGGCCATCGGAATCCCAGAACCAGCACCTGCCGCGGCGCCGAAAGCAGCTAAAGCTTGACCCGATGTTTTTTAGTCGGAACTTTTATTTTCCCCCACATAACAAAAGTATCAGATAATTGGTTTAGTGAAGTTGTTTGAGTACCCCAAAAAGAAGCTCTCTGGAACTATTCAGACTAAGAAAAACAATCAACGAGTTAGCTAAAAAAGAAGGTAGCCACACCGAACTCATCACCATCTACGTGCCACCAGACAAACAAATCAGCGACGCACTCAACCTGCTACGTAACGAGTACGGCACAGCCAGCAACATCAAATCCAACGTCACCCGCAAAAACGTACTGGACGCCATCGTCAAAGCCCAACAGAAACTCAAACTCTTCAAGAACCCAGGCGAAAAAGGCATAGTCATCTTCACAGGTGCATTGCCACAGGAAGGCGGTGGCCCCGGAACGGAACGCATGGAAAGCTACGTGATCGTTCCGCCTGAACCGATTAGGATTTTCCTCTACCGCTGCGACAGCCGATTCCACACCGAGCATCTGCAGGAGATGCTGCGGGAGAAAGAGGCATATGGCATTTTACTTGTTGACGCAAACAATGCTACCATAGCCACGTTGCAGGGAAAACACCTCCAAATTGTCATGCAAATGTACAGTGGTGTAACCGGAAAAACCCGTGCAGGTGGGCAATCAGCCAGACGATATGAACGTTTACGAGACATGCAGCTAAACGAGTACTACACACGTGTCGGTAACCACGCTAACGAAGTTTTCTTACCCATGGAAAACCTCAAAGGCATCATCCTCGGCGGTCCAGGCCCAACTAAGTATGATTTCCAAAAAGGTAACTACCTAAACTACCAACTGCAGAGCAAAATTCTCGACGTCGTGGACACCGCTTATGTGGAGGAGCAAGGCGTTAAAGAAGTGGTCGACAAAGCGCCTGAAATCATGAAAAAAGTCCGCTACATCGAAGAAAAAGAGCTCATGCAAAAGTTCCTCTACGAAGTCGGCCACGACAGTGGATTAATCACTTACGGTGAAGCCGAAGTTCGAAGATTAATGAACTCTGGCGCGGTGCGAACTGTGCTTATGTCAGAAGAAATCGACATGAAACGTGTCACCGTAAAATGCAGCGCATGCAACTACCAAGAAGAACACACGGTAAAAGGCAAAGACCTTGCAGCATTCGAGCAGGGCTTAGTTGGAAAACCATGCGGCGGCTGCAAAGCGCCCTCGATGGTGATTGTAGATAAAAAGGACATCGTAGATGACTTCGCTGACCTCGCGCAACTAACCAACACAGAAATCGAAGTAATCTCAGGGGAAACCGAAGAAGGACAGATGCTCAAAAACGCCTTCGGCGGCATCGCAGCGTTCCTCCGTTTTAAGCTACAAAACTAATCTACCAGAGGATACTTTATTAGATAAAAAGTAGTTGACGCTAAACAATGAAGAAGACAATTGCAGCTATTGTAATAATTTTTATAATAATTTCAGTCATTGGTGGAACAACAATATACCTATCGCAGACAAACATGAATTCTAATTCTGTGATTACTGAACCGCCTGAAAGCAAAAAAATTGATATTTACATCAATCAAACTTCTTTTAAGTACATTTCATACGGTGACCCGACTTCTGTTGATAATAGCAACATAGGTAATACTGTGATTAAACTAACAATATGGTTCTACGCTGATGGGGTTGACCAACTCAGTACTAAAGATTTTCAATTTACAGATATTATGGGCAACCCCTTTAAGGTTATTAATTCATTTTCTGACCAAATCAAAAGGGGTGAGCTATACAATTATAGTTTGTGTATAGAAGGACGAATTGACCCCAACTATCGAGTAACCCTAAATAGCACAGCTACATATGCAGTACCAAACGGCAATTCGTGGGTTTGGGTACCTTTGGAACCTAATATTTTCTTTAAAAACTCGGTGTCACCAAATCCAACACCATACCCATATGATGTTCAAATTACTTATGGATACCCTTACTACGAATTCCTAAATTCTAATTCTGATACAACAAGGAAAGTTTACTTTAAAGTTCATTTAAGTTCCGATAGCCCTAATCCAAAAATTCAATTGGAAAAGTTCTATTTAGTATACAATGGTCAACAATTAGACAGTAATGTTGTTAACAATACGTCAAGCGGTGTTGCGTTACCGTGGGGTGGCAAATATGATTTCTCGGGTTATAATTATAATAGTGCAGTCTTCCAAGTTTCTTTCAGTTTTAATGACCCTATCAATGTTAATTATGGAAATAGTCTCAAGCTTGGATATGGAGATGCTATTAAAATCGAGTGGATTCATGTAGATTTCTGGCTATAATCGTTATTGTTTGGGGCATTTACTTGAATTCACGCAAACCACAATAAGTATCTAGCAAATCATCTCCAAAACTCTTAAGGAACACATTCTTTTCAGACCTTTGAGGTATCAAATGTGTAAAAGATAAAACGAGACAAAAGTAGAAAAAGAGTTAGACATTTTACTACAGTCTCCCTGAAGCATCGAAAAGGTCTTGGATGAGAATTTGGAGCATATGAGACTTGAAACTTTCAAGGCTTACTTTACTGGATTTATGCATACAAGGGAACAAGCCGTAAAAGTTGTTAAGCAATTCCTTAGATGAGTCGAAGAAATCCTGCACAAGAAAATCTCGTGAACTACACGCTTTTTTCTTGTGCTTTTTTATAATACACTATTGCTTGTATCTTATTAGGTTAGTCTGTCGAGTTTGAAATCTCTTTTTTCTGCTTCCCATACTGCTATCTCGACATCTCTTGCTCTCCATTGCATACCAGACTTTAAACTAAGTAAGCTTGAGTATTTTCTACAGAAGTTTGTCCATTCCAGATATGTATTCCAATTTTGTTCGTTCAGTCCAAGCCAACCATCACTTCTCTGTAAAAAGCTTGATGCACTTGTTTTCCAGTAGTTTGATTTATTTCTGTTCCACCATTTACCAATTATTTTATCAACCATCGGGAATAAGGTCGGATTGTAGAATGATAGAAAGGTTACAGGGGTCGCAAAACCGTTTGGTTGACCACATGCTATTCTAAAGTGTTCAATGTTTTTGTAGGTTGGATTTGATGACAATTGAATTAGTCTACTTTTGAATTCATTCCAATTATTCTTATCTTCTAACAGCTTAAGTAGACTGTTGGTAAGTTTATCTCTTGAAGTGTGGCTTCCATAATTCTTCCAGTAGCAGACTTCACCAGTTACGGCAAATGTGTTTGTGTTGAGTGATGATCTGAACTTTTCTTCGAATTCAGATGTGTTCTTGTTGGTTATCAATTGGTTAAAGAAGTCCTTGTAAGCGTCTCTTAATGGATAGTTACTGAGGTCTACAGTCCAATCATATTTTTCGCGAGATTTGCTCCAACTTTCTATTTCATTCAAAGAGTATATTCCTTCTTTTCCTCAATCTACTTAACATTGGTTTAAGTAATTGGTGAATAGTTACTGTTTTTCTGTGTGGATTGGAAACGTTCGTATAGCGTTGATTTCTTTCACCGTTTGAATTTGGTATTGTCGATTACTGAGAATTTCTCTGTTTGCTAACAATCTTATCGACTTCTTTTTCCAAATTGAGCCTGTTGGCGATTTCTTGGTTGGTCGCTTCACAATTATAGTAGATATTTATCAATCTTCGCTTGATTTTCGGGTGACTTGGGAATGGTGTGGGACATTTTTCCGTTACGATAATAACCATTGAAATTCAATCCATATGCTGACATTCGAATGATTTAGCAATGAAGCCATTATACTTCCATAATTCATTCAGTCTCACCTCTAAGGTGTTGGTTTTCCCTCATAACATTTGCGATTAAATCTCAAATCACCTGTGAAAAAGTTCTACGATTTAAAGGTAACATCAATATATAACAAATCGGTGGCGTCTTTAATCGCCTAAGAAACTGGCAAGCCTCGTTAACCCAATGATTTCCTCAAAGTTCAAACCCAACGCATCCAGCACTTGGTCAAAGGTCGCCTGCAGATAAGCTACATACTTGTCCACATCAATCTCGTTGCGGCTGGCTAACTCTACGGGTTTAACGCCAGAGTTATCTTCACCTGAAGCACTGCGAGACGACGTGGGTTTGATCACTTTAACGAAGCTGATGAGGTCACCTGCTCGGAGTTCCTTGCCGCTTTTCTGCAAAATCCTCGCCGCCTTGACGTGTTGAGGTGTGGTTTTGGTGTAGCTTGCCAATTCGTCGCCTAAGACGACGTGGAAGGCGAGTTCGCTGTTGTCTTTCCATTCTCGGCGTTTGAGCGTGTTGTAGCGGTCGCGTACGATGTTGGCGATGTCTTTTTTGGCTTTCTCGAAGTCTTCAGGGTTTTTAACTTGGGCAAGCCGTGCCTTCATCTGGTTGAACGCGTCTTTGATGAATAGGGGGATATGTTTCTTTTTGCCCGTTAACCCCTTCACGTCCACTGTGCCGTCTTCGAGCACTCCGAGATAGTTCTTTTTGCGACTGCTGAAAACGGCGTAGCGGTAGGTTTTTTCCATGTCTATACCCATGCCTAGTTCGTGTTCGGTGTAGTGGATTACGTCTTCGATCTGTTCTTTGCTGGGGTTTTTGAGGAAAACGCTGTCAGTGTCGCCGTAGAGTACCTGTACGCCGACGGATTTGGCGTGGCTAAGGATTTGGGTGATGCTGTAGCGTCCGATGGCTGCAGTGGCTTCCGCGACAGGTGGGCAGTAGAGGTCAAAGCTGTCCGCGCCGAACACGCCGTAACTCGCGTTTAAAATGACTTTGAGTGCGCCCTGTGCGATGCCATACCAGCTACGTAGCTCAGGCGGGAGGGTTTTGTCTTTGGCGCGGCTCTTGTACCATCGCACACGCAAATCCCGAAGCGAACCGATAAGGAGGCTTTCGAGGGCGCGTTTTTCAGTGCAAACCCAGTGCTGTGTGTCGGGGATGGTGTGTCCTTTGCAGCCGGGGTGGTTGCAGCAGATGGATTGGTAGCCTAAATTCCAGACTTTGATGATGCTGGGGTATAGGCTTGGAAAGTCCATGACCGCGACGTTGAAGTGGACGCCGGGGGTGGGTTCGACGACGATTGCGCCTTTGTATTTTTTGCCCTTGATGACGGCGGTTGTGCTGGTTTTGCCTTTTTTGGTTAGGATGTCTTCGGCGTTGGGGATAAGCAGGTGCTTTTTGCGGTGTTCCCGCTGCATAAAGTTGCGTATCCAGCGGCTGACGCCTTGTCGGCTGACGTCTTCCATGGGCATACTGGCTATACGTGCCAACACTAGCATGAGCTTCATGGCTGAATCGTTGTCGTGGCTGGTTAGCTTGTAGGTGATTTCTGAGTCTCGGAAGCAGTAAGCGATGAGTTCGCTCTGGTCAAGGTCACCGAAATCCTTTTCCAGATGAATCTTTTGCGTGCCAATCAAGGCGCAGCCGACGTCGTCGAGGCTGACGTCTTTGTATTTGCCGCCGTAAGCGTAAATCTGCACAGAGCGGTTGAAGAAGAACTTGTAGAGGTCAATGTGGATGCCATAACGCAATAGGCAGACGCGTTTGCCGATTTCTATGGGGATGTCTTTTTTGGTGAAGCCAAGGTTGGCGGCGCGGTGCGCGAGGTATCGGAGGTCGAAGTCGTCGCCGTTAAACGTCAAGATAAAGGGGAAATCGTTTAGGACATCGAAGATTTTGTGGAGGAGTTCTTCTTCGGTTTCGCAGAACACAACCTCGATGCCTGCTGTTAGTTTAGGGTCACCTTCGATCATGCCGTCGCGTTTTAGGACGAGTACTTTTCTGTCGCCGTCGCTGCTGTAGACTGAGCAAGCCATAACGGGGCAGGCCCCTTCACGCGCGTCGGGCACACGGTTAGCCAGCGGCGAGTAGACTTCGATGTCTATGGCTGCCCTTCGAAACTGAGGCGCAGGGTACTCCAGCAGTTCAGCCCACATCTCAGCGTACTCCTGCTCCTCTTTAGTGCAG harbors:
- a CDS encoding DNA-directed DNA polymerase I, whose amino-acid sequence is MPQQSLDSFWGTPKPAKTPPQKAATPQTRAPPTPQTPVAAEAAEPKKRERTPRVLPPIAPLNLPPSYFVSASYDGRQKKAVVKLYEPVSGQLYFWYDNTGHLPYCITNLSPQELEKFGRITTHEGFDSFQAEERWDPLNDKPIQVTKIVAKDPLAIGGRATGTIRDIIPEDHAKVLGTRINDSDTKIWESKIKYYQSYIFDRGLLPGMIYEVKNGNLQPVVDNTAAENLAKIREIFKDCTKEEQEYAEMWAELLEYPAPQFRRAAIDIEVYSPLANRVPDAREGACPVMACSVYSSDGDRKVLVLKRDGMIEGDPKLTAGIEVVFCETEEELLHKIFDVLNDFPFILTFNGDDFDLRYLAHRAANLGFTKKDIPIEIGKRVCLLRYGIHIDLYKFFFNRSVQIYAYGGKYKDVSLDDVGCALIGTQKIHLEKDFGDLDQSELIAYCFRDSEITYKLTSHDNDSAMKLMLVLARIASMPMEDVSRQGVSRWIRNFMQREHRKKHLLIPNAEDILTKKGKTSTTAVIKGKKYKGAIVVEPTPGVHFNVAVMDFPSLYPSIIKVWNLGYQSICCNHPGCKGHTIPDTQHWVCTEKRALESLLIGSLRDLRVRWYKSRAKDKTLPPELRSWYGIAQGALKVILNASYGVFGADSFDLYCPPVAEATAAIGRYSITQILSHAKSVGVQVLYGDTDSVFLKNPSKEQIEDVIHYTEHELGMGIDMEKTYRYAVFSSRKKNYLGVLEDGTVDVKGLTGKKKHIPLFIKDAFNQMKARLAQVKNPEDFEKAKKDIANIVRDRYNTLKRREWKDNSELAFHVVLGDELASYTKTTPQHVKAARILQKSGKELRAGDLISFVKVIKPTSSRSASGEDNSGVKPVELASRNEIDVDKYVAYLQATFDQVLDALGLNFEEIIGLTRLASFLGD
- the prf1 gene encoding peptide chain release factor aRF-1 — translated: MSTPKRSSLELFRLRKTINELAKKEGSHTELITIYVPPDKQISDALNLLRNEYGTASNIKSNVTRKNVLDAIVKAQQKLKLFKNPGEKGIVIFTGALPQEGGGPGTERMESYVIVPPEPIRIFLYRCDSRFHTEHLQEMLREKEAYGILLVDANNATIATLQGKHLQIVMQMYSGVTGKTRAGGQSARRYERLRDMQLNEYYTRVGNHANEVFLPMENLKGIILGGPGPTKYDFQKGNYLNYQLQSKILDVVDTAYVEEQGVKEVVDKAPEIMKKVRYIEEKELMQKFLYEVGHDSGLITYGEAEVRRLMNSGAVRTVLMSEEIDMKRVTVKCSACNYQEEHTVKGKDLAAFEQGLVGKPCGGCKAPSMVIVDKKDIVDDFADLAQLTNTEIEVISGETEEGQMLKNAFGGIAAFLRFKLQN